The following coding sequences are from one Methanosarcina sp. WWM596 window:
- a CDS encoding WD40 repeat domain-containing protein, protein MKWKLLIALLILALMTAGCAEKDQESGSSGSAQASGSGIQDTQERSKSESGVPIDSVVFSRTGALLTLKDEMEILEIRISSDNNPVASLGIEKTEVQAFVTFDWNPETRYKFEVITDSGTSSALEVYAPEKPALKEEYTVELEDVTPGPIEKTSTNIKGVTKFSPDNSYLAIGTHGGSLKLIEVATGEKVWEKQLVKGISDARIADIEFSEDIKRLIVGEESPDAFIYCFDLNGTELWKFGASEDLGSDLKYMPAMKKIKIDLNGNIYVAASRACGYIGEKYKYLGRVYSFDPEGKMRWKFPETELMDSGVTWIDSTPDGKYATFGTTCFTKADKWQDGTVHVLNGNTGEEHWSYKIPPIEPFFDYSAIWYSTQITPDGEQVITMTSDGRAFLFNNSRIIETGIPEITWQQNISTPIVVSGVPIYGSANYAYIVNDTLIFSIGSTFSKDKNKDAPFEHPNGNSLFAYDYDGNLLWKWRLDGYAGECARNDRYLVIPIAQNLVTEDRSVHGVYVFDVSKSGGASSRLSQIYGTEGITVSADISSDGRYIAALEAPARLDDGTVLGEYRVHILT, encoded by the coding sequence ATGAAATGGAAACTTTTGATAGCCCTGCTTATACTGGCTTTAATGACTGCAGGATGTGCTGAAAAAGATCAGGAGTCCGGCAGCAGCGGATCGGCCCAGGCTTCGGGGTCAGGGATACAGGATACGCAGGAAAGAAGTAAATCCGAATCTGGGGTGCCCATAGACTCGGTAGTTTTCTCAAGGACCGGAGCCCTGTTAACCCTGAAAGATGAAATGGAGATCTTAGAGATCAGGATTTCTTCAGACAACAACCCTGTGGCTTCGCTGGGTATTGAAAAAACCGAAGTCCAGGCCTTTGTAACTTTTGATTGGAACCCTGAAACCCGGTATAAGTTTGAGGTGATAACGGATTCAGGAACATCCAGTGCTCTTGAGGTATATGCGCCTGAAAAACCGGCTTTGAAAGAGGAGTACACCGTAGAGCTTGAGGATGTAACTCCCGGACCCATCGAAAAAACTTCAACGAATATAAAAGGTGTGACGAAATTCTCTCCTGACAATAGTTATCTTGCCATTGGGACTCATGGAGGTTCTCTGAAACTAATAGAAGTTGCAACAGGAGAAAAGGTATGGGAAAAGCAGCTTGTTAAGGGGATATCGGATGCGAGAATCGCGGACATAGAGTTTTCAGAAGACATTAAACGCCTTATTGTAGGAGAAGAGAGCCCTGATGCTTTTATATATTGTTTTGACCTCAACGGTACCGAACTCTGGAAATTTGGGGCAAGTGAAGACCTGGGTTCAGACCTCAAGTACATGCCTGCCATGAAAAAGATAAAAATTGATTTAAATGGGAATATTTATGTCGCTGCCAGCAGAGCCTGTGGCTATATAGGTGAGAAATACAAGTACCTCGGAAGGGTTTATTCTTTTGACCCTGAAGGCAAAATGCGCTGGAAATTCCCTGAAACCGAACTCATGGACTCAGGAGTTACATGGATTGATTCCACTCCTGACGGAAAATACGCAACGTTTGGCACCACCTGTTTTACAAAGGCAGATAAATGGCAAGATGGAACCGTGCATGTCCTGAACGGGAATACGGGAGAAGAGCATTGGAGCTACAAAATCCCACCAATTGAACCATTCTTTGACTATTCTGCAATCTGGTACAGCACACAGATCACCCCTGATGGGGAACAGGTAATAACAATGACAAGTGATGGCAGGGCCTTTTTATTCAATAATTCCCGGATAATTGAGACAGGAATTCCTGAGATTACGTGGCAGCAGAACATCTCAACCCCAATAGTCGTAAGTGGAGTCCCCATCTACGGCAGTGCGAATTATGCTTACATTGTCAACGACACCCTGATCTTTTCAATAGGGAGCACTTTTTCCAAAGATAAGAATAAGGATGCTCCTTTTGAACATCCCAATGGAAACAGCCTCTTTGCCTATGATTATGACGGAAACCTGCTGTGGAAATGGAGACTGGACGGCTATGCAGGGGAATGTGCTCGGAATGACCGTTATCTTGTGATACCTATTGCCCAAAACCTGGTAACAGAGGACAGAAGCGTTCACGGGGTCTATGTCTTTGACGTCTCAAAAAGCGGAGGGGCAAGCTCCAGGCTCAGCCAGATCTACGGCACCGAAGGAATAACGGTATCAGCTGATATCTCTTCTGATGGCAGGTATATTGCAGCCTTAGAAGCCCCCGCAAGGCTTGATGACGGCACGGTACTCGGAGAATACAGAGTTCATATCCTGACCTGA
- a CDS encoding PQQ-binding-like beta-propeller repeat protein, translating into MKKNIVVLVLIFLIVFSVGSGCISSDVMSSANTSSDEADENPGKSAGSEPNQENITPYKKSSPYLYWEYELGDVTPENILVGRSSIQDCVSFAPEGKSVAVGTGSNLTVIDMPEKNVLWEKALKGNISYIAFSKDGKYLLAGERGADGYIYSLDASTGDEIRVYRTADDLGTSTNPKYQPCIYRITAAENAVYIAAGRYWKDSGYGLASRVYRFSSDGTLLWKLPAVENYARSVNWIDSSQDGKNVVFSTGDWTNSLETDAVVYSVDENGKLRWKYEIPALRPYFVSAAIWHGLDVSEDGSLITAYTGDGRKYLFSDLEMKEPGDRESEWYSEEYQSNVTVPEELEGSIIYTYGENAKIAAKNEVLYLTGATLPAYYPDKIPMAHPLENSLVSCNAETGEVSWTYNLGGRCAGIFFSPDMRFFILPVGKDTSAGNTQVHGVHAFDNQKSGNGNSKLLWTFNTEGVVVDAVISSDCTVAAVEVPLQLKNGDVTGKHRLIIVR; encoded by the coding sequence ATGAAAAAGAATATTGTTGTATTGGTGCTCATTTTTTTAATTGTATTTTCAGTCGGTTCGGGATGCATATCTTCCGATGTAATGTCTTCCGCAAATACGTCTTCAGATGAAGCTGATGAAAACCCAGGAAAGAGTGCAGGCAGTGAGCCTAACCAGGAAAATATAACGCCTTATAAAAAATCCTCCCCCTACCTTTACTGGGAATATGAACTTGGAGATGTGACCCCTGAAAATATCCTGGTCGGAAGATCGAGCATCCAGGACTGTGTAAGTTTTGCCCCGGAGGGGAAATCCGTGGCTGTCGGAACAGGCTCGAACCTTACAGTTATTGACATGCCGGAAAAAAATGTGCTCTGGGAAAAGGCCCTCAAAGGAAACATTTCATATATAGCATTCTCAAAAGACGGAAAGTACCTGCTTGCGGGGGAGAGGGGTGCTGATGGTTATATATACTCCCTGGATGCCAGCACAGGAGACGAAATCCGGGTATACAGAACTGCCGATGATCTGGGGACAAGTACCAATCCAAAATACCAGCCCTGCATATACCGAATAACGGCTGCAGAGAATGCTGTGTACATTGCGGCAGGCAGATACTGGAAAGATTCCGGATACGGGCTGGCTTCAAGAGTTTACAGGTTCAGCTCCGATGGCACTCTCTTATGGAAACTTCCGGCGGTAGAAAATTACGCCCGGAGTGTGAACTGGATTGATTCAAGCCAGGACGGAAAAAATGTAGTATTTTCAACAGGAGACTGGACAAATTCCCTTGAAACAGATGCAGTCGTCTACTCTGTGGATGAAAACGGAAAGCTCCGCTGGAAATACGAAATTCCTGCCCTCAGACCTTATTTTGTTTCTGCAGCCATCTGGCACGGGCTTGATGTTTCGGAAGACGGGTCCCTGATAACGGCCTATACAGGAGACGGGAGAAAATACCTCTTTTCTGACTTAGAGATGAAAGAGCCAGGAGACAGAGAGTCCGAGTGGTACTCCGAAGAATATCAGTCCAATGTGACAGTTCCGGAGGAACTTGAAGGAAGTATCATCTACACTTATGGTGAAAATGCAAAAATCGCTGCCAAAAATGAGGTACTTTACCTCACCGGAGCCACACTTCCCGCATATTATCCCGATAAAATCCCCATGGCACACCCCCTTGAAAATTCACTCGTATCATGTAATGCAGAAACAGGAGAAGTTTCCTGGACTTATAACCTGGGAGGGCGCTGTGCAGGAATCTTCTTCTCTCCGGATATGAGGTTCTTTATCCTGCCAGTCGGCAAAGATACGTCCGCGGGCAATACTCAGGTCCACGGGGTCCATGCCTTTGATAACCAGAAATCCGGAAATGGAAATTCAAAGCTGCTCTGGACCTTCAATACCGAAGGGGTTGTTGTGGATGCTGTGATTTCTTCGGACTGCACCGTAGCCGCAGTTGAAGTCCCTCTGCAGCTCAAAAATGGGGATGTAACCGGAAAACACAGATTAATAATTGTCAGGTGA
- a CDS encoding S-layer protein domain-containing protein yields MFLCIIIPSECAIEQRGQLISIAGGDHHILNAENCPGFYYSTTSGTYYESLELSFSEDGFIETGDAIYTSKISSGSTAFFGKKYKVLEDGLLSESLVSYGSRDLQKGNDFDLGNGCKLVLQGINGNYALLEFQKYSVPITAESVEEGSKFSFKTEVDGTEYVILEGTLEKVLDSKDPVVRLKSVNHYSDTPLKLEKGDEYGKFEVTAVTSKYIELKNSVPIRLQLGDYTTILDDLLDFQVADNVYRACSYNMTKDTIKSYKIRGTSLAVNRSDSSMDSCIWTADSFGMFFYDPEYDLSTESLELSLDAGNDWIPEGGLVYESLPVKIAYKNPEMSDYGDEWFNEGYSVLGWNGEKCAYLGSDRGIVNILLDEDKKLLHPGEEYYLKEGYTLKVTDLNSDSACLTVFRNNLPVYSSIISPGKSADLGTHTLLYTKELNGVEVPFFSVYVDSVIQGEELSAVNLKYLLHFSDSPLELNYGDEIGELTVVETYPKLRLENKHVVWSGSDINVMEETWIGRFEKKTSGNLYVTFYPYMNRVENVESILPSTTPVSIPAMSIEEYLVGI; encoded by the coding sequence ATGTTTTTATGTATTATTATCCCATCAGAATGTGCTATTGAACAGCGAGGACAACTCATAAGTATTGCAGGAGGAGATCATCACATTCTCAATGCAGAAAACTGCCCCGGATTTTATTATTCAACCACTTCCGGAACATACTATGAATCATTGGAACTTTCTTTTTCAGAGGATGGCTTTATTGAAACAGGAGATGCCATCTATACCTCAAAAATCAGTTCCGGTTCAACTGCTTTTTTCGGGAAGAAATATAAGGTCCTTGAGGATGGGCTGCTCAGTGAAAGCCTGGTGAGTTACGGAAGCCGGGATCTTCAAAAGGGGAATGATTTTGATCTCGGGAACGGCTGTAAACTGGTGCTTCAGGGTATAAACGGGAACTACGCCCTGCTTGAGTTCCAGAAATATTCTGTCCCCATTACTGCGGAATCCGTAGAAGAGGGCTCTAAATTTAGTTTCAAGACAGAGGTCGACGGCACAGAATATGTGATCCTAGAAGGGACCCTGGAAAAGGTTCTTGACAGCAAGGATCCCGTTGTGCGCCTTAAAAGCGTAAATCATTATTCAGATACACCTCTTAAGCTCGAAAAAGGAGATGAATACGGCAAGTTCGAAGTCACTGCGGTCACGAGTAAATATATTGAGCTGAAAAACAGCGTGCCTATCAGGCTGCAGTTAGGAGATTATACTACCATCCTTGACGACCTACTCGATTTTCAGGTTGCCGATAATGTATACCGGGCATGTTCTTACAACATGACTAAGGATACTATCAAATCGTATAAGATCAGGGGTACATCCCTGGCTGTAAACCGCTCGGATTCCTCTATGGATTCCTGCATCTGGACGGCTGATTCTTTTGGTATGTTTTTTTACGACCCTGAGTACGATCTCAGTACTGAAAGCCTTGAACTTTCCCTTGATGCTGGAAATGATTGGATTCCTGAAGGGGGCCTGGTTTACGAATCCCTGCCTGTTAAAATAGCATATAAAAACCCGGAGATGAGCGATTACGGGGATGAATGGTTTAATGAAGGATATTCCGTGCTTGGCTGGAATGGTGAAAAATGTGCATATCTTGGGAGTGACCGGGGAATTGTAAATATCCTTCTGGATGAAGATAAGAAACTCCTCCATCCGGGTGAAGAATATTACCTGAAAGAAGGGTATACCCTGAAAGTCACCGATTTAAATTCGGATAGTGCCTGCTTGACTGTTTTCAGGAACAACCTCCCGGTGTATTCAAGCATAATCTCTCCCGGCAAATCGGCAGACTTGGGTACCCACACCCTCCTCTACACAAAGGAATTAAATGGGGTTGAAGTGCCCTTCTTTTCGGTATATGTTGACAGCGTCATACAGGGCGAGGAGCTCTCTGCTGTTAATCTGAAGTATCTTTTGCATTTCTCTGACAGCCCTCTGGAATTGAATTATGGTGATGAGATCGGAGAGCTTACTGTTGTTGAGACCTATCCGAAACTCAGGCTCGAAAATAAACATGTGGTCTGGTCCGGTTCGGATATCAATGTCATGGAAGAAACCTGGATTGGCCGGTTTGAAAAGAAGACTTCAGGGAATCTCTATGTGACCTTTTACCCTTACATGAACAGGGTGGAAAATGTGGAATCCATTCTTCCTTCCACCACTCCCGTATCCATACCCGCTATGAGTATTGAAGAATACCTGGTCGGAATTTGA
- a CDS encoding putative cobaltochelatase, with product MRNHNITPYPFTAIVGQEQMKKALILNLINPKVGGVLIRGEKGTAKSTAVRALANLLPEIEVVEGCKFKCNPNNRSELCEKCLEKLKAGALKISRVKMKVADLPVSATEDRVVGTLDIEHAIKTGEKRFEPGVLAMAHRGILYVDEINLLDDHLVDVLLDSAAMGVNTIEREGISYTHPANFVLVGTMNPEEGELRPQLLDRFGLCVDIKGISDVSRRVELIKYRLSYEAGPEAFAANWKAAETKLCGQILNAKQLLPEVRISDDMLELISQICIDMGVDGHRADLTMMKTSITLAAFYGRTKVTEEDVREAAGLTLSHRMRRKPFDNQPEKQDKLDDSIEKHKEKQKEKQKEKQKEKQKNQEEKQKNEGGNEKDKPEQQKKEPNEDPDQQHKQAEGHHPEESGDQNAEHPDASSETTFEIGENYQVKQLSPEFRRDQRNGSGRRSKTLTRSKKGRYIKSFIPHKKTTDLAFDATLRAAAPFQLMREKNGNSVAIHESDFREKIREKKIGNLVLFVVDASGSMGARQRMVASKGAVLSMLMDAYQKRDKVGLIAFKGDSAELLLPPTSSIELAQKYLQEMPTGGKTPLSRGLVKGYEVIKTELQRDPDTCPFMVLISDGRANVSMNGESPLQETKTVASRLREEGIQAAVIDTENSMIKFGLAQQISTALGATYLTLENLKSDSIVDAVRASAPFDVRLPSGDFSV from the coding sequence ATGAGGAACCACAATATTACTCCATACCCTTTTACCGCTATAGTCGGGCAGGAACAAATGAAAAAAGCCCTGATCTTAAATCTCATCAACCCTAAAGTGGGAGGAGTTTTGATCAGGGGGGAAAAAGGAACTGCCAAATCAACCGCCGTCCGGGCGCTTGCCAACCTCTTGCCTGAAATTGAGGTGGTTGAAGGCTGCAAGTTCAAATGCAACCCAAATAATAGAAGCGAATTGTGTGAGAAATGCCTTGAAAAACTAAAAGCAGGAGCTCTAAAAATTTCCCGGGTAAAAATGAAAGTTGCGGACCTGCCTGTAAGTGCCACCGAAGACCGGGTTGTCGGGACCCTTGATATTGAACATGCCATCAAAACAGGGGAAAAGCGTTTTGAGCCCGGAGTGCTTGCAATGGCTCACAGGGGTATCCTGTATGTGGATGAGATTAACCTTCTCGATGACCACCTTGTAGACGTGCTTCTTGATTCTGCAGCAATGGGGGTAAACACTATTGAAAGAGAGGGGATCTCCTACACCCATCCTGCGAACTTTGTGCTTGTGGGCACCATGAACCCGGAAGAAGGGGAACTGCGGCCTCAATTGCTAGACCGGTTTGGTTTATGTGTGGATATAAAGGGCATCAGTGACGTGTCCCGAAGAGTTGAACTTATAAAATACAGGCTCAGTTATGAGGCAGGCCCTGAAGCTTTTGCAGCAAACTGGAAGGCTGCCGAAACCAAGCTTTGCGGGCAGATCCTCAATGCAAAGCAGTTGCTTCCCGAGGTCAGGATTTCAGATGACATGCTTGAACTGATCAGCCAGATCTGTATTGACATGGGAGTGGACGGGCACAGGGCAGACCTCACCATGATGAAGACCTCAATCACGCTTGCAGCTTTTTATGGAAGAACCAAAGTAACCGAGGAAGATGTCCGGGAGGCTGCGGGGCTTACCCTTTCTCACCGCATGCGCAGAAAGCCTTTTGATAATCAGCCCGAAAAACAGGATAAACTGGACGACAGCATTGAGAAACATAAGGAAAAGCAGAAGGAAAAGCAGAAGGAAAAGCAGAAGGAAAAACAGAAAAATCAGGAAGAAAAACAGAAAAATGAGGGTGGAAATGAGAAAGATAAACCCGAGCAGCAAAAAAAAGAACCGAACGAAGACCCGGATCAACAGCACAAACAGGCTGAAGGTCATCATCCGGAAGAATCCGGAGACCAGAATGCAGAGCATCCGGACGCTTCTTCGGAAACTACTTTTGAAATCGGGGAAAACTATCAGGTAAAACAATTGTCTCCTGAATTTCGTAGAGACCAGCGAAACGGATCCGGTAGGCGCAGCAAAACCCTGACCAGATCTAAAAAAGGCAGGTATATAAAGAGTTTCATTCCTCATAAAAAAACCACGGACCTTGCTTTTGATGCCACCCTGAGGGCAGCCGCTCCTTTCCAGCTTATGCGGGAAAAAAATGGCAATTCCGTAGCAATCCATGAATCCGATTTCAGGGAAAAAATCCGGGAGAAAAAGATCGGTAACCTTGTACTCTTTGTGGTTGATGCAAGCGGTTCCATGGGAGCCCGGCAGCGTATGGTTGCTTCCAAAGGTGCAGTTCTTTCAATGCTTATGGACGCCTACCAGAAACGCGACAAAGTGGGGCTTATCGCTTTCAAAGGGGATAGTGCGGAACTGCTCCTGCCTCCGACCTCCAGTATAGAACTGGCTCAAAAGTATTTGCAGGAAATGCCTACAGGGGGAAAGACGCCTCTTTCACGGGGCCTTGTAAAAGGGTATGAGGTCATAAAAACCGAACTCCAGCGGGACCCCGATACCTGCCCTTTTATGGTTCTTATCTCTGACGGCAGGGCCAATGTCAGTATGAATGGGGAATCCCCTCTTCAGGAAACAAAAACAGTTGCTTCCCGGTTAAGGGAGGAAGGTATACAAGCTGCCGTAATTGACACGGAAAACAGCATGATCAAATTCGGGCTTGCACAGCAGATTTCTACAGCCCTTGGGGCCACATACCTGACTCTTGAAAATTTAAAATCAGATTCTATAGTCGATGCGGTTCGAGCTTCAGCTCCGTTTGATGTTCGGTTGCCTTCAGGCGATTTTTCAGTTTGA
- a CDS encoding DNA-directed DNA polymerase: MDFQILDADYEITNDSSPVIRLFGRGADGKSVCCFVPDFEPYFYLKASGDLHAVARLIKDTFEQVKKVEIVEKFEPVGYQKSKKEMLRITTHLPRDVPEMRNEILKVRDVFNSKDDWQVYESDILFRNRFLIDRGLGGMVWVSTEEQSVDSTRYLKTGSAGSSRCENFACDSVIFASELKRVESLSIAPLKYLSFDIECLPLDGGMPSPDVSPIIMISFSFEPEYKGHKTLILLAKPAADMDGDVIPCRDETEMLNRFFEIICEYDPDIVAGYNHQDFDIPYITDRVKALAAKGEVINSVVGRDGSQIGYRRFGLITRTEMKGRVVVDALPLVRRAFSLKQYTLRVVSKELLNREKLDVAPLEMEEHWNDSGDKFRKFVDYSRRDSELALELVLELRLLDKYIALAQVSGSLLQEIVDGGQTSMVETLLLREFGRKDRVILPKPRDELSAKRYDMSSDLKGGEVLEPKKGLLENVLILDYKSLYPTIMMAHNLCYTTVVTRDWPDGETIKPPSGGEFVPPEVYRGIVPSILEDLLNQRGETKKRMKRALDENEYRVLDATQLALKILLNSFYGYSGYARARLYSLPLANAVTSFGRSNILNTRDLINNTIGKIVLRKPAALLLEEAGELSSQDRIVELSVAYGDTDSVFVHCRSGGDISLEEISLVGNRLSEIVSASLPDPMELEFESVAKRALLIAKKRYALWLFEPKNSGWENKIKVKGMETVRRDWCELTSMTLNRVLELVLIEGDVDQAVEYVRNVVSDVRNLDLGKDAKLIEKLVLTRTLTRKTDSYKNKQPHLTVAENLKRRTGVMPSIGTRIPFVITAGKGLFVDRAEDPDYVREFNVPIDVDYYVKKQILPPVERILEVFGVKISSLDFDVKQKGLFDFEVKIPEVKKPEVKKPEVKKPEVKMQEKEKVSSQKENEGMVQEEKTQCLENGRAEQRSLFDF; encoded by the coding sequence ATGGATTTTCAGATCTTGGATGCAGATTACGAAATCACCAATGACAGCAGTCCTGTCATTCGCCTCTTTGGCAGGGGGGCGGACGGAAAAAGTGTATGCTGCTTTGTCCCGGATTTTGAGCCTTACTTTTATCTCAAAGCTTCTGGAGACCTGCATGCCGTAGCAAGGCTTATAAAAGATACTTTTGAGCAGGTCAAAAAGGTCGAAATTGTCGAAAAGTTCGAACCTGTAGGGTACCAGAAATCAAAAAAAGAAATGCTCAGGATTACTACCCACCTGCCAAGAGATGTGCCTGAGATGAGGAACGAGATTCTGAAGGTCCGGGATGTTTTTAACTCCAAAGATGACTGGCAGGTTTATGAAAGTGATATTCTTTTCAGAAACCGCTTTTTAATTGACAGGGGCCTTGGGGGCATGGTCTGGGTTTCTACAGAAGAACAGTCAGTAGACTCTACCAGATACCTAAAGACAGGTTCTGCAGGGAGTTCTCGCTGCGAAAACTTTGCATGTGATTCTGTAATCTTTGCATCCGAGCTAAAGAGAGTTGAAAGCCTGAGCATTGCTCCTCTTAAGTACCTCTCTTTTGATATTGAGTGCCTGCCCCTTGACGGGGGGATGCCTTCTCCCGATGTCTCTCCCATAATTATGATCAGCTTTTCTTTCGAGCCCGAATATAAAGGGCATAAGACCCTTATTCTGCTGGCAAAACCTGCTGCCGATATGGACGGCGATGTCATTCCCTGTAGGGATGAAACTGAGATGTTGAATCGTTTTTTCGAGATTATTTGCGAATATGACCCTGACATTGTTGCAGGGTATAACCACCAGGACTTTGATATTCCTTATATCACGGACAGGGTCAAAGCTCTGGCTGCAAAAGGAGAAGTGATCAATTCGGTTGTTGGCAGGGACGGCAGCCAGATAGGTTATAGAAGGTTCGGGCTCATTACTCGAACGGAAATGAAAGGAAGGGTGGTTGTGGATGCCCTTCCTCTTGTAAGGAGAGCTTTCAGCCTGAAACAGTATACCCTGAGAGTCGTCTCAAAAGAACTTCTGAACCGTGAAAAACTTGATGTTGCTCCGCTGGAGATGGAAGAGCACTGGAATGACTCAGGGGATAAATTCCGAAAATTTGTTGATTATTCACGCAGGGACTCCGAGCTTGCCCTGGAGCTTGTCCTCGAGCTGAGGCTCCTTGATAAATACATCGCTCTTGCCCAGGTAAGCGGGAGCCTGCTCCAGGAGATTGTTGACGGGGGTCAAACTTCCATGGTTGAGACTCTTCTTCTCCGAGAATTCGGTCGGAAGGACAGGGTTATTCTTCCAAAGCCAAGGGATGAGCTTTCGGCTAAAAGGTATGATATGAGTTCGGACCTGAAGGGCGGAGAGGTGCTGGAGCCGAAGAAGGGCCTTCTGGAAAACGTGTTGATTCTTGACTACAAGTCTCTCTATCCGACCATCATGATGGCTCACAATCTGTGTTACACAACTGTTGTGACCCGGGACTGGCCTGATGGGGAAACTATTAAGCCTCCTTCGGGGGGAGAATTCGTTCCTCCTGAGGTATACAGGGGTATTGTGCCTTCCATTCTTGAAGACTTGCTTAACCAGAGAGGAGAAACAAAGAAAAGGATGAAACGGGCCCTGGATGAAAACGAGTATCGTGTGCTTGATGCCACCCAGCTTGCCCTGAAAATCCTGCTGAACAGTTTTTACGGTTATTCCGGATATGCCCGGGCAAGGCTTTACAGCCTGCCGCTTGCAAATGCTGTTACCAGTTTTGGAAGAAGTAATATCCTGAATACACGGGACCTTATCAATAATACTATAGGAAAAATCGTCCTCCGAAAACCGGCAGCTTTGCTTCTTGAAGAAGCAGGGGAACTTTCCTCCCAGGACAGAATAGTTGAACTGTCAGTTGCTTACGGGGATACAGACAGTGTTTTTGTGCACTGCAGGTCCGGAGGGGATATCTCCCTTGAAGAGATCAGTCTCGTAGGGAACAGGCTTTCAGAGATTGTTTCGGCTTCTCTGCCTGACCCGATGGAGCTCGAGTTTGAATCTGTTGCAAAACGTGCTCTTCTCATTGCAAAGAAGCGCTATGCACTCTGGCTTTTTGAGCCCAAAAATTCAGGCTGGGAAAACAAAATCAAGGTCAAAGGCATGGAAACCGTGCGCAGAGACTGGTGCGAACTGACTTCAATGACCCTTAACAGGGTTCTTGAGCTTGTGCTTATAGAGGGTGATGTTGATCAGGCTGTAGAATATGTCCGTAACGTGGTCAGTGATGTCAGAAACCTTGACCTGGGGAAAGATGCCAAACTTATTGAAAAGCTTGTCCTGACCCGGACCCTTACCCGAAAAACAGATAGCTATAAAAACAAACAGCCTCATCTGACAGTCGCGGAAAATCTGAAGAGAAGGACCGGGGTTATGCCTTCAATAGGGACAAGGATTCCTTTTGTCATCACTGCAGGAAAAGGCCTCTTTGTAGACCGTGCCGAAGACCCGGACTATGTTCGCGAATTCAATGTGCCTATAGACGTTGATTATTATGTCAAGAAACAGATATTGCCTCCTGTTGAACGTATTCTGGAAGTCTTTGGGGTCAAAATATCATCTCTTGACTTTGACGTAAAGCAGAAGGGTCTCTTTGATTTTGAAGTTAAGATACCTGAAGTTAAGAAACCTGAAGTTAAGAAACCTGAGGTTAAGAAACCTGAAGTAAAAATGCAGGAAAAAGAAAAAGTATCTTCCCAAAAAGAGAACGAAGGGATGGTACAGGAAGAGAAAACCCAGTGCCTGGAGAACGGGCGTGCAGAACAGCGTTCCCTGTTTGATTTCTGA
- the tnpA gene encoding IS200/IS605 family transposase: protein MELRSFSHGYGQITYHIVLVPKYRYKIFYNKRVKKDCESIFHNICTEKGYKIHALEVVDNHVHLFLEFHPSTSLSEVVQYLKGGSSYRLFKLHPELRTRYWGGSLWSSGKFYRSVGNVTADTIKHYIKESQGKPKTEVQSYRLKSRQRKIDDF from the coding sequence TTGGAATTGCGCAGTTTTAGCCATGGCTATGGTCAGATTACCTACCACATCGTGTTGGTGCCTAAGTATCGATACAAGATATTCTACAATAAACGAGTTAAAAAGGATTGCGAGTCTATATTCCACAATATTTGCACAGAGAAAGGCTACAAAATCCATGCTCTGGAAGTTGTAGATAATCATGTTCACCTGTTCCTGGAATTCCACCCAAGCACCTCTCTATCAGAGGTGGTTCAATACTTGAAAGGAGGTAGTTCTTACAGATTGTTCAAGCTTCATCCTGAACTGAGAACACGATATTGGGGTGGAAGTCTATGGTCAAGTGGTAAATTCTATCGATCCGTTGGAAATGTAACCGCTGACACAATCAAGCACTACATTAAGGAGTCGCAGGGAAAACCGAAAACAGAGGTTCAATCATATAGATTAAAGTCTAGGCAACGGAAAATTGACGATTTCTAA